The following are encoded in a window of Geobacter metallireducens GS-15 genomic DNA:
- a CDS encoding phosphatidylglycerophosphatase A family protein, protein MRGFVVCAASWFGTGFFPVASGTVGTLGAIPLYLVLARLPLWLYLLTLVPFFFLASWVSGAAEREFGEKDSGKIVIDEVIGFLITMAGAPVHWRSIVIGFLLFRFFDIVKVPPARYFDRQVKNGYGVVLDDVVAGIYACVVLHVILRFL, encoded by the coding sequence ATGAGGGGCTTCGTCGTCTGCGCGGCAAGCTGGTTCGGTACCGGGTTTTTCCCCGTGGCTTCGGGGACCGTGGGGACCCTGGGGGCCATCCCCCTCTACCTGGTCCTGGCGCGGCTTCCCCTCTGGCTCTACCTCCTGACTCTCGTCCCCTTCTTCTTCCTCGCTTCATGGGTCTCAGGGGCGGCGGAACGGGAGTTCGGCGAGAAGGACTCGGGAAAGATCGTCATTGACGAGGTGATCGGCTTCCTCATAACCATGGCCGGGGCGCCGGTCCACTGGCGGAGCATCGTGATCGGCTTTCTCCTCTTCCGGTTCTTCGACATCGTCAAGGTGCCGCCGGCCCGCTACTTCGACCGGCAGGTGAAAAACGGTTACGGCGTGGTCCTCGATGACGTGGTGGCCGGCATCTACGCCTGCGTGGTGCTCCACGTGATCCTGAGGTTTCTGTGA